A single Campylobacter hyointestinalis subsp. hyointestinalis DNA region contains:
- a CDS encoding prepilin peptidase yields the protein MEIYYTLFFIFGVCIGSFCNVLICRMPLGESTIYPPSHCPKCKQNLKYIHNIPLFSWIFLGGRCAFCKTKISIIYPLVELACGIFAMTGLYLGEGLVNSAFLGLCFILLFTLSIIDFKHNAVPEILLISAYFFAVFSVSNLTFNILDGDFYRSPIIVSFIFAGGITIIKNIASAWINRKNNGEIIETMGDADSIIIAIIGLLLGVKLGVIAILLAGILQIILHIILRIKSNRTEAPFIPSLSFALFLVMIFRDFFLELFDIYTKFMGLK from the coding sequence GTGGAAATTTACTATACGTTATTTTTTATATTTGGAGTTTGTATCGGCTCATTTTGCAATGTTTTAATTTGCAGAATGCCACTTGGCGAAAGCACTATATATCCACCTAGTCATTGCCCAAAATGTAAACAAAATCTCAAATACATCCATAATATACCGCTGTTTTCTTGGATATTCTTGGGCGGACGCTGTGCATTTTGTAAAACAAAAATTTCTATTATTTATCCGCTAGTCGAGCTTGCTTGTGGTATATTTGCTATGACTGGACTATATTTGGGCGAAGGCTTGGTAAATTCGGCATTTTTAGGACTCTGCTTCATACTACTTTTTACGTTAAGCATTATAGATTTTAAACACAACGCCGTACCAGAGATCTTGCTTATATCTGCATACTTTTTTGCTGTTTTTAGTGTTTCAAATCTAACCTTTAATATATTAGATGGCGACTTTTACAGATCTCCTATCATCGTTTCTTTTATATTTGCCGGAGGTATTACTATCATCAAAAACATTGCAAGCGCTTGGATAAATAGAAAAAATAACGGTGAGATAATAGAAACCATGGGAGACGCAGATAGCATCATTATAGCGATCATCGGACTACTTTTAGGAGTAAAACTTGGTGTTATAGCTATACTTTTAGCAGGTATTTTGCAGATAATTTTACATATAATTTTACGCATAAAATCAAACCGAACAGAAGCGCCTTTCATACCGTCATTAAGTTTTGCACTATTTTTAGTTATGATTTTTAGAGACTTTTTCTTAGAACTTTTTGACATTTATACTAAATTTATGGGGTTAAAATGA
- a CDS encoding YgiW/YdeI family stress tolerance OB fold protein, which translates to MKKILVLSLVAASLAFGAGGYNGQSAITPGKSGGYVGSAAYQNISVKEALSARDDTMVSLKGKIVKQIKHDKYEFSDGTGSIIVEIDDDVWRGLFVGSEDLVEIKGEVDNDMLERNEIDVKYISKVK; encoded by the coding sequence ATGAAAAAAATATTAGTTTTATCTTTGGTCGCTGCATCTTTAGCTTTTGGTGCTGGTGGATATAACGGACAAAGTGCTATAACTCCTGGAAAATCGGGCGGCTACGTAGGCTCTGCTGCTTATCAAAATATCTCTGTAAAAGAGGCTCTTAGTGCTAGAGACGATACTATGGTAAGTTTAAAAGGAAAGATAGTAAAACAGATAAAGCACGATAAATACGAGTTTAGCGACGGTACTGGAAGTATCATAGTAGAGATAGACGATGATGTATGGAGAGGACTTTTTGTAGGTAGTGAGGACTTAGTTGAGATCAAAGGCGAGGTAGATAATGATATGTTAGAAAGAAACGAGATCGATGTAAAATATATCTCTAAGGTAAAATAG
- a CDS encoding site-specific DNA-methyltransferase, producing the protein MIKEDSLISNIKEHFNTLLNARSLAISNDKRILEFLLEKSRFKNEYKERFFQTQYGALIFKKDEFLNFLDLRLLSHSYTSFSNKIGLGASEKKFLKNSQDIVLNFPFKDCILKGAQSKDDEKNTELFFNNILAKSEIDVLFAPKVLNNFELIGGGQNDTLENVLKNKPNLLIKGNNLIALHTLKEYFRHQSEQNKVKLIYIDPPYNTGSDSFNYNDRFNHSTYLTFMKNRLEIARELLRDDGVIFVQCDDNEQAYLKVLMDEIFGRENFVCNLIPLMNPRGRQESAYPIAKSHEYILCYSKKEDAATFFNFGITKNEEISDEIRLLSLRKSGNASLRKDRPNMFYPIFYNTKTNLIYTKQTNDEFEIAIYPIKTNGDEGRWRWQKSNVENNIDLLVCKKNSKDEYDIYVKDYIIKDGQTRGEKTKTFVIDKNIINDKAKEHLEQLFNNKEGFSYPKSEFLLQRIIEISTNENDLVLDFFAGSGTTLAVAHKMKRRYIGIEQMDYIKSITKERLKKVIEGEQGGISKAVSWSGGGNLIYCELASLNAKFIEKIENSSDENELNQIYENLQKLAFIDYRVDIKNDLKDMEFSNLDFIDKKRILKKCLDRNMDYIPYADMDDSEYKIDEQTRILNDIFYKGGNDE; encoded by the coding sequence ATGATAAAAGAAGATAGCTTAATAAGCAATATTAAGGAGCATTTTAACACTCTTTTAAATGCTAGAAGCTTAGCAATTAGCAATGATAAGAGAATTTTAGAATTCCTACTAGAAAAATCGAGATTTAAAAATGAGTATAAAGAGAGATTTTTTCAGACACAATATGGAGCTTTAATCTTTAAAAAAGATGAGTTTTTAAATTTTTTGGATTTGAGATTGCTTAGTCATAGCTACACAAGCTTTTCAAACAAAATAGGACTTGGAGCTAGCGAGAAAAAATTTCTTAAAAACAGCCAGGATATCGTGCTAAATTTCCCTTTTAAAGATTGCATTTTAAAAGGCGCACAAAGCAAAGATGATGAGAAAAACACGGAATTATTTTTTAATAATATCTTAGCTAAAAGTGAAATTGATGTGCTTTTTGCCCCAAAAGTGCTAAATAACTTTGAGCTTATAGGGGGGGGGCAGAACGATACTTTAGAAAATGTGCTTAAAAACAAGCCAAATTTACTTATAAAAGGCAATAATCTAATCGCCCTACACACTCTAAAAGAGTATTTTCGCCACCAAAGCGAACAAAACAAAGTCAAACTAATCTACATAGATCCACCTTATAACACCGGTAGTGATAGCTTTAACTATAACGATAGATTTAATCACAGCACTTATTTAACCTTTATGAAAAATCGCCTAGAAATCGCAAGAGAGCTTTTAAGGGATGATGGGGTGATTTTCGTCCAATGCGATGATAACGAACAAGCCTATTTAAAAGTGCTTATGGATGAGATTTTTGGGAGAGAGAATTTTGTTTGTAATCTTATACCATTGATGAATCCAAGAGGCAGACAAGAATCAGCATATCCAATAGCAAAATCACACGAATATATTTTGTGTTATTCTAAAAAAGAAGATGCAGCTACATTTTTTAACTTTGGCATAACTAAAAACGAAGAAATAAGCGATGAAATAAGGCTTTTATCTTTGAGAAAATCTGGCAACGCTTCATTAAGAAAAGATAGACCAAATATGTTTTATCCAATTTTTTATAACACAAAAACAAATTTAATTTATACAAAGCAAACAAACGATGAATTTGAAATTGCTATTTATCCAATAAAAACAAATGGAGATGAAGGCAGATGGAGATGGCAAAAATCAAATGTAGAAAATAACATAGACTTATTAGTTTGTAAAAAAAATTCAAAAGATGAATATGATATTTATGTAAAAGACTATATTATTAAAGACGGACAAACAAGAGGTGAAAAAACAAAAACTTTTGTTATTGATAAAAATATTATTAACGATAAAGCCAAAGAACATTTAGAGCAACTTTTTAATAATAAAGAAGGTTTTTCTTATCCAAAAAGCGAATTTTTACTTCAAAGAATAATTGAAATCTCTACAAACGAAAACGACCTAGTCTTAGACTTTTTTGCTGGCTCTGGCACTACGCTAGCAGTGGCGCATAAGATGAAAAGACGCTATATAGGTATCGAGCAAATGGACTATATTAAAAGCATTACAAAAGAGAGATTAAAAAAGGTAATTGAAGGCGAGCAAGGCGGGATTAGCAAAGCTGTAAGCTGGAGTGGCGGTGGAAATTTAATTTATTGCGAATTAGCTAGTTTAAATGCCAAATTTATAGAAAAAATAGAAAATTCAAGCGATGAAAATGAGCTAAATCAAATTTATGAAAATTTACAAAAATTAGCTTTTATAGATTATAGAGTGGATATCAAAAATGATTTAAAAGATATGGAATTTTCAAATTTAGATTTTATAGATAAAAAGAGAATTCTCAAAAAATGCTTAGATAGAAATATGGATTATATCCCTTATGCTGATATGGATGATAGCGAGTATAAGATAGATGAGCAAACTAGAATTCTAAATGACATTTTCTACAAAGGTGGCAATGATGAGTAA
- a CDS encoding tRNA pseudouridine synthase A translates to MKITLIYSYDGSKFSGSQSQPNLLSVEDKLNSALKRVGIFERIVSSSRTDKGVHSLAQVSSVECGEFWKDRLKWLKKELNKHSAPYIFIKQLYEVSSDFHPRFFAKARSYRYILHHGKFNPFLSDYVCFYDELHLDRLNKALEYFLGRHDFKPFYKVGSGEKSTIREIYLAKAYQIYKDKFGKIKRIKSSFPLHQSTISTQNLNTKPTFTIINFKANGFLRAQVRLMVANALQACKSDESLAKFISNFKEQKPITRMPSPPNGLYLKRVFY, encoded by the coding sequence ATGAAAATCACTCTTATCTATTCTTACGATGGTTCTAAATTTAGCGGTTCACAGTCTCAGCCAAATCTACTAAGCGTTGAAGATAAGCTAAACTCGGCTCTAAAACGCGTGGGTATATTTGAGCGCATAGTATCAAGCTCACGCACCGATAAAGGTGTCCATTCTTTAGCACAAGTATCTAGTGTGGAGTGCGGTGAGTTTTGGAAAGATAGACTTAAATGGCTAAAAAAAGAGCTTAATAAACACTCTGCGCCTTATATTTTTATAAAACAGCTATATGAGGTAAGTAGTGACTTTCATCCTCGTTTTTTTGCAAAAGCTAGAAGCTATAGATATATTTTACATCACGGAAAATTTAACCCTTTTTTAAGTGATTATGTATGTTTTTATGATGAGCTGCACTTAGATAGATTAAACAAAGCTTTAGAATACTTTTTAGGGCGACACGATTTTAAGCCTTTTTATAAAGTAGGAAGCGGCGAAAAATCAACCATAAGAGAGATATACCTGGCAAAGGCTTACCAAATTTATAAAGATAAATTCGGTAAAATCAAACGTATAAAAAGTAGTTTTCCGCTACATCAAAGCACTATATCTACACAAAACTTAAATACAAAACCGACCTTTACTATTATAAATTTCAAAGCAAACGGATTTTTAAGAGCACAAGTAAGACTGATGGTAGCAAATGCTTTGCAAGCTTGTAAAAGTGATGAGAGCTTAGCTAAATTTATCTCGAATTTTAAAGAGCAAAAACCGATTACTAGAATGCCCTCACCGCCAAACGGCTTATATTTGAAACGTGTATTTTATTAA
- the uppS gene encoding polyprenyl diphosphate synthase, with protein sequence MNKLDHLAIIMDGNGRWAKNHGLIRTKGHEVGAKAVTDIAKFCIENSIKNLTLYAFSTENWKRPKKEVDFLMKLLKDFLVSKRDLFIQNSIKFHTIGDIEPFSKDLKDEILNLKNLTSKFDKLNFILAINYGGRDEIIRAANKALGHSKDGKLSEKSLSQNLDTSEFGDVDLLIRTGGEQRLSNFLLWQASYAELCFTPTLWPDFKSSELKDIIQKYQKTHRKFGGL encoded by the coding sequence TTGAACAAACTAGATCACTTGGCTATCATAATGGACGGTAATGGCAGATGGGCTAAAAACCACGGACTTATCCGCACAAAAGGACATGAAGTAGGAGCTAAAGCCGTCACGGATATCGCTAAGTTTTGCATAGAAAATTCTATTAAAAATTTAACTCTTTACGCATTTAGCACAGAAAATTGGAAAAGACCTAAAAAAGAGGTAGATTTTCTAATGAAATTACTAAAAGATTTTCTAGTATCAAAACGAGATCTATTTATACAAAATAGCATTAAATTTCACACTATAGGAGACATCGAGCCTTTTAGCAAAGACTTAAAAGACGAGATATTAAATTTAAAAAATCTCACTTCTAAATTTGATAAACTAAATTTTATTTTAGCTATAAATTACGGCGGTAGAGATGAGATAATTCGTGCCGCAAATAAAGCCCTGGGGCATAGCAAAGATGGAAAACTTAGCGAAAAAAGCTTAAGCCAGAACCTAGATACAAGCGAGTTTGGCGACGTAGATCTACTCATTCGCACCGGTGGTGAGCAAAGACTCAGCAACTTTTTGCTTTGGCAAGCAAGCTATGCGGAGCTCTGTTTTACGCCGACGCTTTGGCCAGATTTTAAAAGCAGTGAGCTTAAAGATATCATCCAAAAATATCAAAAAACGCATAGAAAATTTGGAGGTCTGTAG
- the ilvA gene encoding threonine ammonia-lyase yields the protein MVSLNKIIQAKRTVDGFISKTPFSVAPRLSKITGAEIYLKKENLQTTGAYKVRGAFNKIAHLDEAAKKCGVVAASAGNHAQGVAISARHFGVRAVIIMPEAAPLSKVAGTKALGAEVILKGNNFDEAYEFALQYAKENSMTFVHPFDDEFVQAGQGTIALEMLDEVADLDYIVAPVGGGGLISGVASCAKQINPNIKVIGVSAKGAPAMFDSFKAKKQLNSKSVRTIADGIAVRDASPITLANIIESVDEMVQVGDDEIANAILYLLEQQKIVVEGAGAVSVAALLERKFKFPDGAKIGAILSGGNIDVQMLNVIIEKGLIRSCRKMIINVTLIDKPGALMGLTDVLRSSGANIVKIDYDRFSTKLSYGDASITITLETKGKEHQEKVALALTSAGYEFTQEF from the coding sequence GTGGTAAGCTTAAATAAAATAATCCAAGCAAAAAGAACTGTAGATGGATTTATCTCTAAAACTCCATTCTCGGTTGCTCCAAGACTTAGCAAGATAACTGGAGCCGAGATTTATCTTAAAAAAGAGAATCTTCAAACGACTGGAGCTTATAAGGTTAGGGGTGCGTTTAATAAAATAGCTCATTTAGATGAAGCAGCCAAAAAGTGCGGTGTGGTAGCTGCAAGCGCTGGAAATCACGCTCAAGGCGTAGCTATCAGCGCAAGACATTTTGGTGTTAGAGCTGTCATCATTATGCCTGAAGCTGCTCCGCTCTCAAAAGTAGCAGGGACAAAAGCTTTAGGGGCAGAAGTCATCTTAAAAGGAAATAATTTCGATGAAGCTTATGAGTTCGCTTTGCAGTATGCTAAAGAAAACTCTATGACGTTTGTACATCCATTTGATGATGAGTTTGTTCAAGCTGGTCAAGGAACTATCGCTTTAGAGATGCTTGATGAGGTTGCGGATCTTGACTATATAGTAGCTCCTGTGGGTGGTGGTGGACTGATAAGTGGTGTGGCGAGCTGTGCTAAACAGATAAATCCAAACATAAAAGTTATCGGTGTAAGCGCAAAAGGAGCTCCGGCGATGTTTGATAGTTTTAAAGCTAAAAAACAGCTAAACTCAAAATCCGTTAGAACTATAGCCGATGGTATCGCCGTGCGTGACGCTAGTCCTATAACTTTGGCAAATATCATTGAGAGCGTTGATGAGATGGTACAAGTAGGCGATGATGAGATAGCAAACGCCATACTTTATCTTTTAGAGCAACAAAAGATAGTAGTTGAAGGAGCTGGGGCAGTTTCAGTAGCTGCTCTTTTAGAGCGTAAGTTCAAATTTCCTGATGGCGCAAAGATAGGCGCTATACTAAGCGGCGGAAATATCGACGTTCAAATGCTAAACGTCATCATCGAAAAAGGTCTTATAAGAAGCTGTAGAAAGATGATCATAAATGTTACTTTGATAGACAAACCAGGCGCTCTTATGGGACTTACTGATGTTCTTAGAAGCTCTGGAGCAAATATCGTAAAGATAGACTATGATAGGTTTTCAACTAAGCTAAGTTACGGCGACGCGTCTATAACTATCACTCTTGAGACTAAGGGCAAGGAACATCAAGAAAAAGTGGCTTTGGCTCTAACTTCAGCAGGATATGAATTTACCCAAGAGTTTTAA
- the coaBC gene encoding bifunctional phosphopantothenoylcysteine decarboxylase/phosphopantothenate--cysteine ligase CoaBC, with protein sequence MMKNKRVLLAVCGSVSFYKAYEILSMLKKEGANVRVMLSDGALKFTNILSFEALCDEKVLSSVSEDWQKGVNHINYSKNDLIIIAPASANTINKIAYGIADSVFLQTILASTCPKLIAPSANNNMLENFATKKSLEILSQNGYEICEPVSKTLACKDFGKGALNEPKTIVAMARRILNKDEFYANKKVIITGGATTEKIDDVRGITNFSSGKMAKALADAFYYAGSEVIFISSTQFEVPYKIVKFQSSNELLETINSQKVKGNDLLVMCAAVSDYIPKNKFNGKMKKDENGLNLELILNKDILKNINLNCKKIGFKMEMDKKTAVQNALNLLKDKNLDAVCLNVLGGDIHFGSDETSICFITKTDSKSTELKSKFEVAKDIVEFSKSI encoded by the coding sequence ATGATGAAAAATAAAAGAGTTTTACTAGCAGTTTGTGGAAGCGTAAGCTTTTATAAGGCTTACGAAATTCTAAGTATGCTAAAAAAAGAAGGGGCAAATGTCCGTGTTATGCTAAGTGATGGAGCTTTAAAATTTACAAATATTTTAAGTTTTGAAGCACTTTGTGATGAAAAAGTACTTTCTAGCGTGAGCGAAGACTGGCAAAAAGGAGTAAACCATATAAACTATAGCAAAAATGACCTTATCATCATAGCGCCGGCTTCTGCAAACACTATAAATAAAATAGCGTATGGCATCGCAGATAGCGTATTTTTACAAACCATACTAGCTTCTACTTGTCCAAAGCTTATAGCGCCTTCAGCAAATAACAATATGCTTGAAAACTTTGCAACCAAAAAAAGCTTAGAGATACTCTCACAAAACGGTTATGAGATCTGTGAGCCAGTCTCAAAAACTCTAGCTTGTAAAGACTTTGGAAAAGGCGCTTTGAATGAACCTAAAACTATAGTTGCTATGGCTAGAAGAATTCTAAACAAAGACGAGTTTTACGCAAACAAAAAAGTCATTATCACAGGCGGAGCCACAACAGAGAAAATAGACGACGTAAGAGGTATCACGAACTTTTCTAGCGGTAAAATGGCAAAAGCCCTAGCAGACGCATTTTACTACGCTGGAAGTGAAGTTATTTTCATCAGTTCAACACAGTTTGAAGTGCCATATAAAATAGTTAAATTTCAAAGCTCAAATGAGCTTTTAGAGACTATAAATTCACAAAAAGTAAAGGGTAATGATTTGCTCGTTATGTGCGCAGCAGTCAGCGACTATATACCAAAAAATAAATTCAATGGTAAGATGAAAAAAGATGAAAATGGGCTAAATTTAGAGCTAATTTTAAATAAAGACATACTAAAAAATATAAATTTGAACTGCAAGAAAATCGGCTTCAAAATGGAAATGGATAAAAAGACAGCAGTACAAAATGCTTTAAATTTACTAAAAGATAAAAACCTAGACGCTGTTTGCTTAAATGTTTTAGGAGGCGATATACACTTTGGAAGCGACGAAACAAGCATTTGCTTTATCACTAAAACGGATTCAAAATCCACAGAACTAAAAAGTAAATTTGAAGTCGCAAAAGACATAGTGGAGTTTAGCAAATCTATATGA
- a CDS encoding LptF/LptG family permease — MNRVNRYLFNSFLSTFISLFATLFLIMSIVFFLQIARITSYIEISFVELLKLYLFMMPQILLFTVPIAFFVSVAMSFFRLSKENESIVLFTLGYNPKNIANFFIFISFLLSVLLLINSLILMPMAQNLNDNFIKYKKTELSLNIKPSEFGQKFGDWMVFIEKRNEQKDLPEYENIVMYNTVDDKERFIMAHSGDIKNNNSNLELLLLNGKMYDIYDDKWHISTFDDMTIRTFTKDTTKEDYSLKEYWQKAFSDDKRAKDLSIYTLVAIFPLASVLFALSFGIVTYRYEKGIIYFGIFGVLFVYFALIMIFAKQVFYAVPLISLGFIISSMLIFSKKILKKY; from the coding sequence ATGAACAGAGTAAATAGATATCTTTTTAATAGCTTTTTGAGTACTTTTATATCTTTATTTGCTACTCTTTTTCTTATTATGTCGATTGTATTTTTTTTGCAGATAGCTCGCATTACAAGCTATATAGAGATAAGCTTTGTAGAACTTCTTAAACTGTATTTATTTATGATGCCTCAAATCCTACTTTTTACTGTACCAATAGCATTTTTTGTATCCGTTGCTATGAGCTTTTTTAGACTATCAAAAGAAAACGAAAGTATAGTTTTATTTACACTTGGGTACAATCCGAAAAATATAGCGAATTTTTTTATATTTATATCATTTTTGCTTTCAGTCTTACTGCTCATAAACTCTCTTATACTTATGCCTATGGCTCAAAATTTAAATGATAATTTTATAAAATACAAAAAAACAGAACTTAGTCTAAATATAAAGCCTAGTGAATTTGGACAAAAATTCGGCGACTGGATGGTGTTTATAGAAAAAAGAAACGAGCAAAAAGATCTACCAGAGTATGAAAATATAGTCATGTACAACACAGTAGATGACAAAGAACGATTTATAATGGCTCATAGTGGAGATATAAAAAATAACAACTCAAATTTAGAACTTTTACTTCTAAATGGAAAAATGTATGACATATATGATGATAAATGGCACATAAGTACATTTGATGATATGACTATCAGAACATTTACGAAAGATACCACTAAAGAAGATTACTCTTTAAAAGAGTATTGGCAAAAAGCATTTAGCGACGATAAAAGAGCCAAAGATCTAAGCATTTACACGCTTGTGGCTATATTTCCACTAGCTTCAGTATTGTTTGCTCTAAGCTTTGGTATAGTCACTTATAGATACGAAAAAGGCATTATATATTTTGGAATTTTCGGTGTTTTGTTTGTATATTTTGCTCTAATAATGATCTTTGCAAAACAGGTGTTTTACGCGGTGCCGCTTATATCTCTTGGCTTCATTATATCTTCTATGCTGATCTTTAGCAAGAAAATACTTAAAAAATACTAA
- a CDS encoding CoA-binding protein, whose amino-acid sequence MRDILNSMKNIAIVGFSPDASKSSNIVGNYLIDQGFNVYPVYPKKGEIRGHKIYQRLTDIKDKIDTVVMFRKGEFALTLLEEVKAVGAKNFWLQLGIINDEAKQKAEEFGINFIQDACIMIEHKKEK is encoded by the coding sequence ATGCGAGATATTCTAAATTCCATGAAAAACATAGCAATAGTAGGATTTAGCCCGGATGCTAGCAAATCTAGTAATATAGTTGGAAACTATCTTATCGATCAAGGCTTTAATGTTTATCCTGTATATCCAAAAAAGGGCGAGATAAGAGGACATAAGATATATCAAAGACTAACTGATATCAAAGATAAAATAGATACGGTTGTAATGTTTAGAAAAGGCGAGTTTGCACTCACGCTTTTAGAAGAGGTTAAAGCAGTAGGTGCAAAGAATTTTTGGCTCCAACTAGGTATAATAAACGATGAGGCGAAGCAAAAAGCCGAGGAATTTGGTATAAATTTCATCCAAGATGCTTGCATAATGATAGAGCACAAAAAGGAAAAATAG